GGGGAATATGTTCATAACGCAACACCTTTCTGTCTTTAGCCAGTACCGTGAAGACCACCCACACCTGGAGGGGCTTGACGGGTGATGAAACGGATAATTTGTATCCGGCATAAAGTGATTTCCCAATCAGCGTATCAAGATCACCATGCCCCAGGTCCATAAATTCCTCATAGGATGCCTGGGCCGTTGCACGTACCGGGACATCCGCGATTAGGTTACGATGGAGTACGGACTTCCTTTTGAGTAGATAAAAACCAGTTTGAGGATCAAAATCAAGTGAGTCATAGTTCGTTTTCCATTCCGAATTTACCCGAATATCCACAATCTGATAATCAGCAATCTGTCCAGGATAATCTGAGCTCTGGACCACACCTGCATTTCCACCGTTTCTGAAGTTGAGGTAAGCCCATTGCATTGCCCGGCCACGGTATCCTCCGATTGTAGCCGGGTATCCCATCGCCTGTGGATCGGATCGGATGGTTTTGTAAAAGCGTTCAGGTATCCGTTCATTCTCAAAAGAAACGTGGGAAAGATTGACATTCACAGCGAAGCTCACAGGGATCAGTAGCAGCGGAATCGAAAGGAGGACACTCCATCGCTTATTGGTCTGGTAAATGAAGGTATCGAGTGCAAAGATCCCTGTTCCGACGAACAGGGGATAGAGGTACAGTGCGGTTCGGGTTTCGTGATAATTCATCTTGAAGATCAGGTGGACAAGCCAGGCAGCAATCATATTCCCGGTCAGAAGAAAGAGAAAGAGGGACCGTGGATTCAGCCAGTCAGGGTTATGTTTGCGGGCGAGGTTAAGGTACAGATAAATGCCTGCGGATGCAAAAAACAATAAGGCGGCATAATACAGGAAAACGATGTGTCCGTTTTCAAAAAGCAATCCGTAAAGCGAAAGAAATGTTGTGCGGGCCAGTCCTTCAGAAGAACCGAAGTAAAGGGCCCCTGCGCTCTTGAGCCGGAGCAGGTAAAGAATGAAGAATGCGGTGGGCAGGAGGCTGAGGAGGAGAAATGAGAGAGGAGAGAGGAGAGAGGAGAGAGGAGAAATGGGTGTGGGTGTGGGTGTGGGTGTGGGTGTGGGTGCGGGGGGAGGGGTGTGAGTGGGGGTGGGAGTCGGAGCTGGAGTGGGAGTGGGGGGAGGAGATTTGGGCACTGGAAGTTGGAATTTTATAAGCCCCTTGTCCGGCCTGAGTAACCGGATCCCCAGCAGTATCTGCAGGAGAATGAAGGTGTACACGAGATTAAGGTTGGCTGAAGTCGCCAGGATTCCCAGGATCAGCGTCAGGATGGCGTTCCTCATGGAATATCCGAATCGGAGCGCATACAGGTACCAGCACGCTCCCAGCATCAGGGCCATCGACAAGCCATAACCCCTTGTCAACTCAAAGAATTCCAGAAAATTATGGGCAAAGAGCAGTGCCAGGATAAAGATCCAGCGAAGCAGGGGCAACTGTATCTGCCGGGCGAATTTCCAGACAAAAAAGACGAACAGGGGAAACGACAGAACGTTTGGCAGCCGAAGGGCCAGGGGAGAAGACCCGAGGATTTCATACGAAATCCACGTAAGTGCCGAATTCAGGAGGTGATTGTTCGCATCCAGGTGCGACCGGAAGGGCAGGAAGGAACTCGAATGGATATAGTGAAAAAAAGTGGCAATCTCATCGTAGATCAAAGGAACCTGGATTGCCCGAAGCCAGACATAGATCCAGAGCAGAAGCCCGAAGGCCACAAAAAGGATCTTTTCCCATTTTGCATGCCTGGGTAGCAACATCCCTTGAAATTTTTATCAGATAGGACTGCAAGTTATGAAAATCAGGGATTGGAATGGCAGTTACTGGATGATCCGGATGGGATTTTTTTCAGCGTCCTCGATCTCCAGGAATGCCGTGTACCTTCCGGCCGGTATTCTGGTGATCTCCCTCAGAAGGGGAGTCTTGTTTTCTTTCAATGTCTCGGAATAGGTCTGAATATTATCCACCCTGAACGCCATTGCCTGAATGCCAAGCAGGGTGGTCTTACCTTCGGGAAGCTGAAGTCCTGCAGTGTGCACCTGGTTGATCTTTTCTTTCCGAAGTTCAACGACGAAAGAACCGGAAACCAGAAGCCTTACGTACTGATTTTCGGCGGTCACATCCCATTTCTGCGTAAACGCATAGCCCAGGTTTTGTTCATACCAGTTGATTTCGGATTCCATGTTGTCGACGATGATGCCGACCAGATAAGGTTTGATTGGATTGGGATCTTTTGCATTGGGGGAAGGGAAGATCTGTATCATCGTTTGATCCGGATCAACCATATAGAAATAGACCGAACCGCTGATCTGACTGGTTATGATGTCTGTAACCTGTTCAGGATGAAGTTGTTTTATCTGCCGATGAAAATTTTCAAAATCGTTTACCCGAAAACCGGCCTTGAAAAATCCGCAGATCTCAGCATCAGGGGGCAGGTTGACAAGATCACGGGAACAGGTATTTTCTTTTTGCACTAATTCAATGAAGAAGCCATCCAGTTGAAGGATGGCGTTTTTTGATTTTTGCTGTGCGACGTTGTATTTTTCGGATAATCCAAATCCGAGCATTTCCTTGTACCAGGCGATTGATCTTCCAAGGTCACTGACCATGATGGTCATCTGGAAAGGCCTTACAGGGGATGCAGGCTGGGCAAAAGATGCTTGATTGAGCAGGGAAAATGCACCGAACAAAACGAGGAGGTGGAAGAATCCGGGCTTCATAAGCAGGTGAAATTTTTTTAAAAACGCAAACATATAAAGATTTCGTATATTATTGAAGAAATTATTATTGGTGGAAGGATAAAAGAACAACACTATCTTTCCCTGTAATAGAACACATCGTTGAACCAGTATTCGTTCCAGTAGGTCTGTCCTTTTTCCATATGGACGCGGTATTCAACATTCCTTTGCTGGCCATTATTATAAATAACCGTGATGATGCCCTGCTCCCTGGTCCCGTTGACCGTCCATGTTCCGGAGGCGTTTTGCTGGTTGTATGCTCCCCAGTTGCCCTCATTGCCGCCGTACTGATTATCAAAGTTTCCGGAGTAGGAGGATTCATACTGATCAGAGAAGGTTCCATCCGGCCGGAACGTGATCCATGTTTGCGTATTGGTGGTCGTGGTGGTCCAGCTGCCGGCTAACTGATTCATAATGTCCGAAGCAGGGGCGGGAGCATTTCCCGAGGGCTGTTTCTGTTCGGCCGTCCGGGGAGCTCCCATTCCCGGAATCTGCGTACCCGTCCCTGACCGGTTAAAAGTCAGGGTCTGTGCCGTGTTGTAATTGGGCATGTTATATTCATCCGGTTCGATCATGGTGAAGACCAGTTGCTGATCGGCGAAATAGGCCTCGAAATAGACGCCCCCCTGTTGATCATAACAAGCTCCCACTGCAACGCCTTCGGTCACCTGTCCCTCAAGCTGGTAATGGACTCCAGTAGTGCTTGTCAGTGTCCCCTTAATCGAACCAGTGGGATCCTGCTGGATGGCAAGGGTCAGGGTGGTTCCTTCATAGCTCAGGGTATACGTTCCGGTAAAGTCTCCCTGGAGGATGTCACGGGAAACTGGTTTAAGAAAGGAGGTTGTGATTAAATTGCCTGAGAAGCCTGTCAGCAATAACGGCAGGAGTGCCACAGTGGTCAGGATAAAATGGGATTTGATATTCATGGCAGGGTGCTTTATAGGTATAAAGATACAACAGGATTTTTTTAAAATCAATTTTTGATGCACCGGATGCTCCAACCGTACCGATTATCGTCATAATTCCTGCATAATCCACCCATGTAGCATGGGAATGTACGCGGCCAGCTGCTGTTACCATTGTACTGGGACGAAGACCACAAAGGCGATCCGCCTTCTGCAGCTATAAAAGTCCCGTCCGTTTGGCGATAGCCCTCCGAGTGCAGATAATTAAATCCCGAGAGATTATCACCATTACACCATTCCGGCCAGCCGGAGAAGGATTTGAGGTGGGTACCGGCATCATTGCCCCGGCAGCCAGCCTCATCCCAGACCGGGTCACCCAATCCATACTGAGTATCGACGGTTCCTTCCAGTGTCTTCAGTTCCTGGTCGGTGGGGATGTGCCATCCCTCGGGGCAAATGCCCTGCGATCCTTCGACGGTGTTATATTGCATGGCTTCATTCCATTGGTATAACGCCCCATAAACCAGGCAGTTATTCGGATCGTCGTTATAGCAATATTTCTCAACAATATCGTTATTGGTCTGATTATTAATGCCTTCGATCATGGTACCCGCATTCAGGTTCTCTTCCAGCCAGCACTGACTGCCGATCAGGACCGTATGGTAGGTCTGTCCATCATAAAGGACCGTTGGTGTACCCGGACAGGGCTGACCGCCGCTGGTGAAACGAATCTGGTTGCCGTATCCAGTCCCTGTTGCATTGGTCGCATACGCCCTGACATAGTACTGCGTGCTGGAAGTGAATCCGGTCATAGTGCTGATGAACTCACCGGTTCCCGCTCCGTCGGTAGTGAAATTATCATTCAGGGTGGGGTATTCGGATGTGCTCCACACCACGCCGTGAGTCGTAACGACACTCCCGCCGTCATCGGTGATATTCCCGCCACTGGTGGCAGAAATTTCCGTGATGTTGGATACGGGTGTCGTGGTAATCGCAGGCAGGGCAGTTTCATCACTGAGGCATCTGATGGACAGCCCGAAACTTCCTTTATCTGCCGGCCAGCGTTCGATGCCATCCTGACTGTGATAGATCTCCCTGTCCCAAGCGGTATTTGCACCCTCAATTTCCGAGGAGGTCCACATAATGCCATAAGCGTTTAAATAACCGAAGTTGGTACCTACCCATGCAAAACCGGAACCCAGTTGAGAGAATCCGTACAGATCAGTTCCATTGGTCGTCCAGGAGAAAATGGACCTGAGGTTTTTTCCTGCATCGAAACCCTGAAAGCCCGCATTGTACCAAAGTGCATCATCGGCATCGAATTGACTGTCGGCGAAGCCTGCCAGAACGTTCATTTCATCATCCCGGGGGATATGCCAGCCGGGAGGACAAATACCCTGTGTACCCTGTTGGGTGACATATTGCATGGCCTCGGGCCACTGGTACAGACCGCCATATTTTATACAGTTTTCCGGATCGTTCCCATAGCAGTATTTCTCAAGAATGCTGTTATCTTGCTGTTTCAGGCCGACATGGATCATGGAACCGACATCCAGGTTTTCCCTCAGCCAGCACTGGTTGCCGACCAGTATCGCCGAGTAGGTTGTACCTTGCCATTCCACGTATGGGATTCCGGGACACGGACTCCCTCTTGTGGTGAAGCCAACCTGTTCCCCGTAAGCTGTTCCTGCACTGTTGGTTGCAGAGGCTCTTACATAGTAGCTGGTGTCGTTGATCAGCCCGGTCAAAATGCTTGTAAATGTTCCCTTACCCATCCCGTCTGTGGTTGAACTTTCAGATAGGGTTGGATTCTCCTGCGTGCTCCATACCACGCCTCGTGATGTAATGGGAGCGCCTCCATCCGATGTAATGTTGCCACCTCCGGTTGCAGTCGTGTCGGTGATGTTGGTGATCATTGCTGTGACCACTGTTGGAAGGTCAATGCCGGCTCCTTTAAGGCAACGAAGAGAGTAGCCGTTCACGAAAGCATTGGATGAATCTCTTGCAATCGTATTGTAGTCACGGTAGAGTTGCCTGAAATATGCCCGCGAATTGTCGGAAAAAGAGGTCCAGAAAAAAGCAGAGGTGCTATCTTCGATGAAGTCATTACCAAACAGCAGCATTCCTCCCGGCACGGCATGAAATCCGGCTGAATCCGTTCCGTTTCCACTACCCCATCCGACCGCTGACTTCAGGTTTTTACCTGCATTATATCCCCTCCAGCCGAACAGATCCCATTGCGCATTCCCGACCTTGTACAAACTATCGACCGTGCCTTCCAGGATCTTGTATTCTTCGTCGGTCGGAACGTGCCAGCCCTTGGGGCAGATCCCCTGTGTACCGGGTGTGGTCTTATACTGCATCAGTTCGTTCCAGGAGTAAAGTCCTCCATATGTAGAACAATTCGTTTCGTTGTCATAATAGCAATACTTTTCAATGGTTCCATTGTCCGATTGCTCAATTGTTCCATCGATCCTGGTTCCCACGTCGAGATTTTCCGCCATCCAGCACTGATCACCGATCAGCACGGTTTGATAACTCCGGCCATCCCGTTCATCCGTCAGTCCGTCGTCGCAGAACAGGTACTGCTTGTTGATGCTGTCTGCCCAAGCCGATTCACCTGTCAGTTCGATGATGATGCCTCCCTTGATCACCTGTTTACGGAATTTGATCTTCTGGCTTGCAAAATCGAAGCTGGTGATCATGAAAACTGTATCATAGATGCCGTCGTCTCCATCCACATTGTATCCATCCCTGCTGCTGGTCTTGCCTTCCACTTCCAGGTTGTCGGCCCACATTTTCACCCGTTTTTCTGCAAAATCGCCATATATCAGGGGTTCTGCAGTTTCTGAATTAGCGATGTACAATTTATTGGATCTAAATTCATTTCTTCCTGCCCAGTACCCGATAAATACATTTCCCTGACCCGTTTGGTTCAGACGCCCTGCATTCATCCCAAGGAGGGTATTGGCTCCTCCTGTTGTATTGCGCCAGCCAGCCTCAGCTCCAATGAAGACATTCCCCTGGCTTCTGGTATTTTTATTACCGCTATGGGCTCCGATAAATACATTATTATCACTCTCTATATCGTCATAACCTGCATTCTGACCGATATAAACATTTTGCGAACTCGAGCCTGTCTGCCCGTTGGTAAAACCAGCCCCTGGACCCAGTACCACATTGCCGGAGTAACTTAGTATCTGATTGGACTTTCCGATAAGAAATGTATTGGCATGAAAATGCAGTTTTCTATTGTCGAATTCACCATAGATCAGTGGCCCGGATGTATCCGAATTGGCTATGTAGAGCTTATTTGATCCGCCTTCATTGGCGCCCGCCGATTTCCCGATAAATACATTCAGGTTGCCTGAATTATTATAACCTGCAGCCTGTCCGACAAACGTATTGTTGTCACCAGCTGTGTTGTACACCCCGGCATGGCTCCCCACAAACGTATTCCTTGATCCTGTGGATTTATAACCTGCACCGTAGCCAAGGTAGGCGTTTCGCGTGCCTGTCTGGTTCCGTTCACCTGCATCCGCACCAAAGAAAGCATTGCAGATGCCGGTGGTGTTCAACGTTCCGCTCCAGGCACCCACAAAGACGTTGTTATATCCCTCCGAGTTATCCCTGCCGGCGGAATCACCCAAAATGACATTATAGGATCCCGTTGTATTGTTTTGACCCGCAAGCCGGCCCAGGTATACATTGTGAATGCCTCCGGCATTGTTTTCACCACTGTGTTCACCAATAAAAATATTTCTGTCAGGATTGATGATCTCCATCCGTTTATCCATCATTCTCATCTGTTCCTGTCCCCCGGTGTAAAACCGGATGATGTCCTCATCTGGATTTTCTTCGGCATTGATCCTGGTATCGCCATCCAGGTCCTGAAGTCCCGACGGCAGGAATGGGATACCTCCTTTATAATAGCCGGATGCATTGACGTTTCCGGACACATCCAGCTTAAACGCGGGCAGGGTGGTCCCGATTCCGATATTGCCTCCTGTTTTAATATACAGTGAATTTGCGGCGCTGTTAGGTTCAATGGTGAACACATCCAGGGCGTTTGCCTGGTCCCGGATCTTAAATCCCCCGAAGGTGGTGGCCTTGAATTTCCAGCTGGCACCGCTGAAGTCGTCCACCATCGAATAGGTGGCTCCCCCGCCACCTCCCATGTTCCGGATGGTGATGGCGGGTTCCCCGGTGTTCTTTGCCACATACAGCAACGATCCGGGAGCATTATTCCCGATGCCGACATTCCCGGCGGGGTAACTCCCACCATGACCCGTTACCACGTCATTGCCAATCACCTCCCAATCAAGATCCGCCTCCCGCTTCCCACCTCCCGCTTTTTCAGCATACAGGGCATAGGGAACCGAAAGTAGCTGGGTGGTTCCCATTACCGTAAAGTTATTCTTGCCTGAAATGTCTGCTTCCACTTTGATGAAGTAGCTGTTTGAACCCCAGGAAAGCGTGTCAAATGCACCGATGATCACGTCGCCTCTCCCGATCTTCAGGTTCACCATTCCGAAGAAGTTGGTGGCTGCCAGGTGGGTTTCCTGGTAGCTGGTTGGACCAACGTCGCTGCCCTGCAGCAGGCTGATCCGGAAGCTGGTGAGCTGGTAGGCCAGTGGTTCCCCATTGCTGTTTCGGACCACGGCCTGGTAGCTGAAGGAGTGGGGGACCTGGGCGAAGATGAGACTGCTGATCAAACACAGGATCAGGGTGATGGTTAATCTGTTCATTTTAAGTAGCTTAAAAATTATTCAATGCAAATAATTCCTGCCTGAAAGGTAGAAAATGATTATGGGCCTGTCAAGTGTTTTTTTTGCGATCCTTTCCCAAAAATAATACTTGCTTTTACTTTTTATAATCACTATATTTATGTCACTCTGGACGATTCTTACTCATTGGTTATTCAGGTGAAGCGGAATGGATTTTTACCTTATGGAATGCATCTTTCAATTTTCATTGCTGACCGGGTTCAACCTTATTTGAGCTTGCTGAGGCGGAACTCCATTATCCAATACGAATCCTTCAGTTTTTCCCTTATGAAACTTTAGTTTTGATTATTGAATTGATTATAAATTATTTGCTAAAGATCAAGCTGTCATCAACTCTCAATTCCCTGGCTATGAAGAAGCTGATATTTCTGTTCATTTCCGGTGTCTGTGGTTTCTTTTAAAACATTGAACCGATGTATGCACAAGCGCCTGAATTTGGAAATGCCCCCGAAGGCTCTCTGGCTTACCCTGCCACGGGAACACTGGGTCAGTTCACTACCTGTAAAACCGTATTATCAGCCGATTGGATAGAGCACAATAAACCCGGGGGCTTGTTCGGGTCTTCGCCTGATATGGAAACAGACGGAAATGCCAGGCTTTGTCCGGGATTTGCACCCTATAATGCCTACGAAGGGCAGGGGGATGGCGATGCCGGCCTGATCATTCCGGCGCCCTTTACGATCGTTGGCCAGAACCTGATTCAACGTATTTCCTGATCGACTGGAACCAGGATGGTATGTGGGGAGGCTCATCGTTGATGACGAAGATGGAGTGGTTTTCATTCCACTACGGAAACTCAGGTCAGTAGTGTTGCCTATCAAGTATTTGAATTCGGGCAAGGGGGTCTTTTTGAACACAGGCAATGTTTGGAATTGGAGGGGTACATTCAGCAGCACAGGAATTTTCCGGGTGTGCCGACAGCCGGTGAGGTAAAGGAAAACGGCATCAAACTGGGGCAGATGGATGCATTGCTACTGCAAAAAATGGGAAAAGATCAATTTGTCGCAGTAGACCTGTTTTTTTTTACTGCAAAAATTTGGTTTTCAGAGAAGCATTGATTATATTTGGGCATCAATTTGAATCATTTCACCACTTAAAATCCCTCCCATGATTCGAAAATCTACTCCCTGTTTATTCAAGGCGGTACTGATTGCATTTTTTTTTAGCTATGCCACTTTCATAGCCATCCCAAATGTGTTTGCATTAAGGGAAACAGTACCCAATGAACCAGGTCCCTGGCCGGGGATCTTTGTGAATACCTATACCGGTAACCTTCTTCACGAACGGTCCGACCTGGTCATTCCCGGCCAAGGTTTGTCGATGGACATTACTTTTTACTACAACAGCGGAAGGACACAGCGAGACTGGGGTTACGGTCATGGCTGGTCGCATACCTACAGCCTGAGGTACTATATCAAAAATGACCTTTCAGTGGATACGATCATTCTTGAAAGGATGGATGGTCAGACTGACGAGTATGTATGGGATGGCACTGCCTATGAGCCACCTGCCGGTGTACACGATAGCTTCTCCGAATATGAGCCTGACAAGTACCTGCTGCGAACAAAATCAGGATACGAATATTATTTTGAGGATCCGGGGCACAAACAGCTCACAAGGATCGTGGATCCGAACGGGAATACGATGACATTATCGTATGTGAGCGGGCACCTGACCACGATCACCGATCCGTCGGGCAGACAACTGGTTCTGGGCTGGACGGACAACCATTTAACCACCATTACGGACCCCAATACAACTCCTGACAGGATTTTCAGCTATGCCTACGATCAGTCAGCAGGGTACTGGTTCCTGACAGGCGTAACAGGTCCTCTGGACTACAGCTATACCTATTCATATGGCACGTCGGGCAACATGACCACCATTACGGATCCCAGGGGGAGCGATGTTGAAATCACGTACAACACGGAGGGGGCCGTTGCAAGTGTCGCCTGTCCGGCAGTGAATATGATCAAGGCATTCAGTTATGATCCCATCGAAAGTAAAACGACTGTTTCTCAAGCTGTTTCGGCAGAGGACAGAAGTTTTATCTATACATTTGATGATTTAAAGCGCGTAGTCAGCATCCGGCAACCCGACGGAAACACCATTCAATTCGTATGGGACGATCAGAACAACATCATAACCTATACCAGTGAAACCGGAGCAACGCTCCTCCTTACCTATGATGACCGGGGCAATATACTGAGTGTGTCTGACTGCCTGGGATTCACAGAGCAAATGACCTATGAGGACAATTTCAATCAGGTAACCAGCATAACCGACAGGAATGGAAATTCTACTACTTTTTCATACGATGCTTCAGGGAATCAGACCGGCCGGACAGATTGCCTTGGCCATACGCAAAGCTATGCATACGATGCGTTTGGAAACATGACCGGTTTTACGGATAACAATGGCTGTACGACCCTGTTTGGTTACAATGAACACGGGTATCAGATCAGCACCACGGATGCCCTTGCCTTCACTGAGTTACGGACGTATGATGGTGTCGGAAACGAACTGAGTACGACTGACAAAAATGGATACACAACCACCTTTACCTTCGATATCCTCAACCGAATGACAGCCCGAACGGATGCGATGGGCAACTCGACGAATTATACCTATAATGAAAATTCCAGTCTGCTGAGTGTAACGGACCCAAAAGGCTGCGCCACATCATACACCTATGATGCTGCCAACAGGATCCTCACAACTTTAGATGCATCAGGCGGTACAACCACCACCAACTGGGACGAGGCGGGTAACTTGATCTCCGTTACAGATGCCTATGGCCAGACGACTTATTATTCCTATAATGTCAGGGATTGGATGGTGAGCAAAACAGATTGTTCAGGCAGTACGGAAACCTATGCCTATAACGCCATTGGCCAGTGGATTAGCCATACGGATCAAAACGGACATACGATTACCCGTTCCTATGACTGCCGGGGGCAGTTAACGGGCACAACCGATGCCAACGGATATTCAGAAACGTATACGTATGATCCTGCGGGACTGCTGATCAGTGAAACAGACAAAACCGGTCAGACGACCATTTTAGAGCACGATTGCAGGGGAAACCTTTTCAGAACGACGGATCCTAAGGGTTACCAGATGATCTATGCATACGATCCGGCAGGAAACAGAACTGCTGTAACGGATAAGAATGGCCACACCACGACCTTTGTTTTTGATTGCATGGGGAGGAATACCGGGATCACGGATCCTCTTGGCTTAACCGATAGTTTTTCCTATGACCCGGCTGGAAATAAGCTCACGGAAACCGACCGTGATGGTAATACAACATCCTATGTCTATGATTGTCTGAATAGGCTCATCACCACCATTGACCCGTTAGGAATTCAGGAATCGTTCACCTTTGATCAGGTTGGCAACAGAATCTCATACACAGACCGGAAGGGTAGCCTGTTTACCTATGCCTATGATTGCCATAACCGATTGACCACCACCCAGGATCCGCTGGGAGGAACCGAGTCATTTACCTATGACCTGATGGGAAATCAAACCGGCCACACGGAAAAAAATGGAGGCACAACGCAGTTTACCTATGATTGTCTCGGACGACAGGCCGGGCTTACGGATCCTTACGGTAACACGGAGACCATTTCGTACGATGCCGCGGGAAACCCGGTCAATACCACGGACAAG
The DNA window shown above is from Bacteroidales bacterium and carries:
- a CDS encoding FISUMP domain-containing protein, with amino-acid sequence MNRLTITLILCLISSLIFAQVPHSFSYQAVVRNSNGEPLAYQLTSFRISLLQGSDVGPTSYQETHLAATNFFGMVNLKIGRGDVIIGAFDTLSWGSNSYFIKVEADISGKNNFTVMGTTQLLSVPYALYAEKAGGGKREADLDWEVIGNDVVTGHGGSYPAGNVGIGNNAPGSLLYVAKNTGEPAITIRNMGGGGGATYSMVDDFSGASWKFKATTFGGFKIRDQANALDVFTIEPNSAANSLYIKTGGNIGIGTTLPAFKLDVSGNVNASGYYKGGIPFLPSGLQDLDGDTRINAEENPDEDIIRFYTGGQEQMRMMDKRMEIINPDRNIFIGEHSGENNAGGIHNVYLGRLAGQNNTTGSYNVILGDSAGRDNSEGYNNVFVGAWSGTLNTTGICNAFFGADAGERNQTGTRNAYLGYGAGYKSTGSRNTFVGSHAGVYNTAGDNNTFVGQAAGYNNSGNLNVFIGKSAGANEGGSNKLYIANSDTSGPLIYGEFDNRKLHFHANTFLIGKSNQILSYSGNVVLGPGAGFTNGQTGSSSQNVYIGQNAGYDDIESDNNVFIGAHSGNKNTRSQGNVFIGAEAGWRNTTGGANTLLGMNAGRLNQTGQGNVFIGYWAGRNEFRSNKLYIANSETAEPLIYGDFAEKRVKMWADNLEVEGKTSSRDGYNVDGDDGIYDTVFMITSFDFASQKIKFRKQVIKGGIIIELTGESAWADSINKQYLFCDDGLTDERDGRSYQTVLIGDQCWMAENLDVGTRIDGTIEQSDNGTIEKYCYYDNETNCSTYGGLYSWNELMQYKTTPGTQGICPKGWHVPTDEEYKILEGTVDSLYKVGNAQWDLFGWRGYNAGKNLKSAVGWGSGNGTDSAGFHAVPGGMLLFGNDFIEDSTSAFFWTSFSDNSRAYFRQLYRDYNTIARDSSNAFVNGYSLRCLKGAGIDLPTVVTAMITNITDTTATGGGNITSDGGAPITSRGVVWSTQENPTLSESSTTDGMGKGTFTSILTGLINDTSYYVRASATNSAGTAYGEQVGFTTRGSPCPGIPYVEWQGTTYSAILVGNQCWLRENLDVGSMIHVGLKQQDNSILEKYCYGNDPENCIKYGGLYQWPEAMQYVTQQGTQGICPPGWHIPRDDEMNVLAGFADSQFDADDALWYNAGFQGFDAGKNLRSIFSWTTNGTDLYGFSQLGSGFAWVGTNFGYLNAYGIMWTSSEIEGANTAWDREIYHSQDGIERWPADKGSFGLSIRCLSDETALPAITTTPVSNITEISATSGGNITDDGGSVVTTHGVVWSTSEYPTLNDNFTTDGAGTGEFISTMTGFTSSTQYYVRAYATNATGTGYGNQIRFTSGGQPCPGTPTVLYDGQTYHTVLIGSQCWLEENLNAGTMIEGINNQTNNDIVEKYCYNDDPNNCLVYGALYQWNEAMQYNTVEGSQGICPEGWHIPTDQELKTLEGTVDTQYGLGDPVWDEAGCRGNDAGTHLKSFSGWPEWCNGDNLSGFNYLHSEGYRQTDGTFIAAEGGSPLWSSSQYNGNSSWPRTFPCYMGGLCRNYDDNRYGWSIRCIKN
- a CDS encoding VOC family protein, with protein sequence MKPGFFHLLVLFGAFSLLNQASFAQPASPVRPFQMTIMVSDLGRSIAWYKEMLGFGLSEKYNVAQQKSKNAILQLDGFFIELVQKENTCSRDLVNLPPDAEICGFFKAGFRVNDFENFHRQIKQLHPEQVTDIITSQISGSVYFYMVDPDQTMIQIFPSPNAKDPNPIKPYLVGIIVDNMESEINWYEQNLGYAFTQKWDVTAENQYVRLLVSGSFVVELRKEKINQVHTAGLQLPEGKTTLLGIQAMAFRVDNIQTYSETLKENKTPLLREITRIPAGRYTAFLEIEDAEKNPIRIIQ